The sequence CGATGATGAGCACAATCCCATCGGTGTAGTCCACCTCTATGATGTGCTCGGCACCGAGCTTCCTCCGGCGACGCCGGCCCGCGAAATCATGAAGGAACCCGTGGTGGTGCCGGAGCTCATGCCGCTTCCCGACGTCGTCACAGAGCTTCGCGACGCTGACGAGAAACTCGCCTGCGTCATCGACGAGTACGGCGGCTTCGTCGGCATCGTGACCATGGAAGACTTGGCCGAGGAGATCCTCGGCGATGTCACCGACGAGCACGACCTCGAAGAGACCGAGGAAATCACCGAGCAGGACGAGACGCACTGGATCGTCGACGGTGACACACCCATCGACGAAATCGAGCGCGCCATCGGCCACGATTTGCCGGAGGGCGATTTCGAGACCGTCGCCGGCCTGCTCATCGCGCACTCCGGCGCGCTGCCAGAGGAAGGCGAGCTGCATTCCATTGAGCTCGAGGCCGAACCGGACGATTGGGTCGATGGTGATGAGGCGCCCACGCGTACGCTCAACGTGCGTGTTGAGGAAGTCGACCGCCATGTGCCCTCCGTTCTGGCTCTGGAACTCGTCGAGGAATTCCCGGAAGAGGAGGATAACTAATGACTGACACGTGGTGGTTCAACCTCATCATTACCCTGCTCATCATCGCGGCCTCCGGGTTCTTCGTGATCGTCGAGTTCTCCCTCATGGGCGCTCGCCGCAACCGCTTGGAGGAGACCGCGGAATCTTCTTCCGCCTCGCGCGCGGGCCTGCGCTCCCTCAACGAGCTGACCATCATGCTCGCCGGCGCCCAGCTGGGCATCACCGCAGCCACATTCGTCCTCGGTGCGGTGACCAAGCCGTGGGTCCATCACCTGCTTATGGCCCCGTTGGAGGCACTCGGCCTGCCGCTGGGCATTGCTGATGTCATCTCCTTCCTCCTCGCCCTTTTCATCGTGACCTTCCTGCACTTGGTCATCGGTGAGATGGCGCCGAAGTCCTGGGCCATTGCCCACCCGGAGACGGCCCTGCAGCTCATCGCTGTGCCCGCCCGCGGTTTCATCTGGCTCTTCCGCCCGTTGCTCATCTGGATCAACTCCATGGCGAACAAGCTGGTTCGCATGACCGGTGAGGAGCCCGTGGACCGCGCCGGTGCCGCCGGCTATGACGCGGAAACCCTGCGCCACTTAGTGGAGCACTCGCGCCTGACGGGCACGCTTGATGATGACTCCGCGAACCAAATCACCGGCGTCATCGAGCTGGAGGCCTCCACCGCGGCTCAGCTCGCCCGCGAGCACGGCTCTGAGATTCTGCCGCTGTCCTCCGATTCCACCGTGGCCGAGCTACATGACCTGGTGGTGCGCAAGTCCATCATGCGCGTGCTGGTCTATCCACGCGCCTCACGCATCCCGCGCATCGTGCACGTGCGTGACACCCTGCTCGCGGATCCGGAGACCCCGGTGCTGGACTTTTCCCGCCCCGCACTGGCGGTCAGCTCCTCCTCCACCGTGCAGAAGACTCTGGATCAGATGCGTGCACGCAATGAACAGCTCGTTATGGTGGGCAAGCCCACCAAGGACAAGACGGTGTGGATTCTGACCTGGGACGACATTATGGGCCAGCTGTGGCCGCAGATTACGGAGCAGCTGGATCAAGCCGCCCCGGCCGCGAAGAATCCAGGGGTCTAAAGCCGCCGGCAATAAAGAAGAGCGCCACCGAGAGAGGGAATCTCGGTGGCGCTTTCCTTTGTCCTTGTGTGTTGGCAACAAGGAAGTCTGTGGTGCGGCTGCTACGCGGTCGTGGCAGCCTTCTTCTGGCGCTTGGCGCGGACGCGGGCGACCACGGCGTCGATACGCGCACGCTCCTCCAGGAAGGGTGGCGGGTTGTGGCCGCGCATAGTGCGCACGAAAGCGGGGTGCGCCTCGACCACGGTGTGGCGCCACGCCTGCATTGCGATGAGGGAGGATTCACCCGCGCGCTTGTACAGGTTCGGCAGGGAGATAACATCGAGGTTGCGGGCCACGGCGTCGGTTTGCGCCAGCACGTACTCGACCAGCTCGCGCAGGTAGGCTGCTACAGCCGCGGTGCGACCGCGCAGGGTTTCGGCAAGCTCCGACACCACGACGGGTGGGCCGGAGATGGGCAGGCCTTCAGCGAGCGCGCGGGCGGTGAGCTGCGCGGGCTCCTCGACGTCATTATCGCCGGAGGATGCCGCCGATATAGTGCCGGATTTTAGTCCCGACACGAGCGCGTGGCGCAGGCCGATGAGCTCGCCGACGCAGCGTCCGGAATCAACGCGGGCATCCTCGACGATGTCCCCCAGTTCAGCCAAGCAATCGAGGGCGAGTTCTTCGTCCCAGTCCTCGATAGCCTCGATGAGGTGCTCAATGTAATCAACGACTTCATCGCCGATGTTATAGATTTCTTGGGTCAGCTCACGGTGGCGCAGCTCGGCTGCGATTTTGTGCATAGGCTGCCCTTTCCGCGAGAACCTCTAGTTGAGGTTTAGAGTTTTTCTGACCCCGCTGACTCTATTAGAGATCCCCGCGTCGAACCGCGCGACACTCCGAAGAAATTCACAGACTCCGCCCAGCGGCACTTGCCATCGGGCGGAGTCTGAGTCACTGGGCCCGCGTCAGTGGGCTCGCGATCTGGAGATTATTTCTTGCCGGCGTAGAGGCGCTCGATGTCGGCCGCATAGCGCTGCGCCACGACGTAACGCTTGACCTTCATGGTCGGGGTGAGCTCATTGCTTTCCTCGGTGAGGTCCTGGTCCAGAATGACGAACTTCTTGATACCTTCCGCGTGGGACACCGTGGCGTTAACCTGGTTGATGGCGTCCTGGATGTCCGCGCGTAGGCCCGGATCGGCGGAGACCTCACGGATGCCCTTGGCCGCAGAGATGTTGTGCTCGGCCTTCCAGCGCTTGAGCGCGTCCTCGTCGAGAGTCAGCAGCACGCCGACGAAGGGCTTACCGTCACCGACCACCATGGCCTGGGAAATCAGCGGGTGGGAACGCAGGATATCCTCCATTGGACCGGGCGAGACATTCTTGCCACCCGCGGTCACGATGAGGT is a genomic window of Corynebacterium singulare containing:
- a CDS encoding CNNM domain-containing protein, with the protein product MTDTWWFNLIITLLIIAASGFFVIVEFSLMGARRNRLEETAESSSASRAGLRSLNELTIMLAGAQLGITAATFVLGAVTKPWVHHLLMAPLEALGLPLGIADVISFLLALFIVTFLHLVIGEMAPKSWAIAHPETALQLIAVPARGFIWLFRPLLIWINSMANKLVRMTGEEPVDRAGAAGYDAETLRHLVEHSRLTGTLDDDSANQITGVIELEASTAAQLAREHGSEILPLSSDSTVAELHDLVVRKSIMRVLVYPRASRIPRIVHVRDTLLADPETPVLDFSRPALAVSSSSTVQKTLDQMRARNEQLVMVGKPTKDKTVWILTWDDIMGQLWPQITEQLDQAAPAAKNPGV